The following are encoded together in the Acidobacteriota bacterium genome:
- a CDS encoding amino acid permease, whose protein sequence is MAKTPVSAPPRGELLRALGVSHATAIVVGTIIGSGIFRVPGTMMLAVGSAKYVYLAWLVGGILSFFGALTFAELGAMRPQSGGEYVYIRDAYGPLPGFLYCWSWFVVAKPASIATVTTGLADALSALPWFRFLADPIFTSPFPVMWSQLVAILAAVLISGLNYIGVKRAGTFQLVFTILKVAMLVGIAVVGFTYSAGTWANFSTTSPARGGFAGFMVALVAALWAYDGWNDLNMVGEEVKDPGKSIPIALISGVAIVGVLYVLMNAAIQYVLPAIDIAKSKSPAASMMLVAVGAGGAAVITAGIALSMLVTLNGTIMSGARIPFAAARDGYFFKTLAHVHPRFHTPGAAIVVQLMLSVALLLTPARFVAFLGLAIFAEWLFYMISTSTVFVFRKKEPDAPRPYKTWGYPVVPALFIAAAAVLLVYTFAENLREEPVLTWVSVAFLAAGVPAFYYFAAKRKAGGSPA, encoded by the coding sequence CTATTGCGCGCGCTCGGCGTGAGCCACGCCACCGCCATCGTGGTCGGCACCATCATCGGCAGCGGCATCTTCCGCGTGCCGGGGACGATGATGCTCGCCGTCGGCTCGGCGAAATACGTCTACCTCGCGTGGCTGGTCGGCGGCATACTCTCGTTCTTCGGCGCGCTCACCTTCGCCGAACTCGGCGCCATGCGGCCGCAATCGGGCGGCGAGTATGTCTACATCCGCGACGCCTATGGCCCCCTCCCCGGCTTCCTGTATTGCTGGAGCTGGTTCGTGGTCGCCAAGCCGGCCTCCATCGCCACCGTCACCACCGGGCTGGCGGACGCGCTCAGCGCGCTGCCCTGGTTCCGCTTCCTCGCCGATCCCATTTTCACCTCTCCGTTCCCCGTGATGTGGTCGCAGCTCGTTGCTATCCTCGCCGCGGTCCTTATCTCCGGACTGAACTACATCGGAGTGAAGCGTGCGGGCACCTTCCAACTCGTATTCACCATCCTGAAGGTCGCGATGCTGGTGGGCATCGCCGTCGTCGGGTTCACCTACTCCGCCGGGACGTGGGCGAACTTCTCGACCACCTCGCCTGCGCGCGGCGGCTTTGCCGGATTCATGGTCGCGCTGGTCGCAGCGCTCTGGGCCTACGACGGATGGAACGACCTCAACATGGTCGGCGAAGAAGTAAAAGACCCCGGCAAGAGCATCCCCATCGCCCTCATCTCCGGCGTCGCCATCGTGGGCGTGCTCTACGTGCTGATGAACGCGGCCATCCAGTACGTGCTGCCCGCAATCGATATCGCGAAGTCGAAATCTCCGGCGGCCTCCATGATGCTGGTCGCGGTGGGCGCCGGCGGCGCAGCCGTGATCACCGCCGGCATCGCGCTCTCCATGCTCGTTACGCTCAACGGCACCATCATGAGCGGCGCGCGCATCCCCTTCGCCGCCGCGCGCGATGGCTACTTCTTCAAGACGCTCGCGCATGTTCATCCGCGCTTCCACACGCCGGGCGCGGCCATCGTGGTGCAGCTCATGTTGTCCGTTGCGCTGCTGCTCACCCCGGCGCGCTTCGTCGCTTTCCTCGGACTGGCCATCTTCGCGGAGTGGCTCTTCTACATGATCTCCACCAGCACCGTCTTCGTCTTCCGCAAGAAAGAGCCGGACGCGCCGCGTCCCTACAAGACCTGGGGATATCCCGTCGTACCAGCGCTGTTCATCGCCGCCGCGGCGGTGCTGCTGGTCTACACCTTTGCGGAGAACTTGCGGGAAGAGCCGGTGCTCACCTGGGTGTCGGTGGCCTTCCTGGCGGCGGGTGTGCCGGCGTTCTACTACTTCGCGGCCAAGAGAAAGGCCGGCGGGTCGCCGGCCTGA